The nucleotide sequence CATTAAATGATAAGATACTTTTAAACCACTATCTTTTAATAGTTGAGTCGCCTTTATAGTGTCTTCAACACTATGCCCTCTCTTACAAAACTCTAAAATCTCATTATATATTGTTTGAACCCCCAACTCCACTCTTGTAGCTCCCAACTTTAACATTTGATTTATCTCTTTTTCTCCACAATAGTCAGGTCTTGTTTCTATACAGAGAGCTACACATCTATGTTCTGCTGTTTCATTAATCTTTTGTGCCTCTTCCAAACTACTTGCATCAACACCGTTCATAGCATCTAAGCATCTCTTAATAAACCAATCTTGATAAGCTATTTCCCTTGCTGGAAATGTTCCTCCCATTATAATAAGCTCTATTTTATTTGTTGGATGCCCTACCTTTTCCAACTGCTCAATCCTTGCCTTTGTTTGTAGATAAGGGTCGAAGTTAAACATTAAACCTCTCATAGTAGCTGGTTCTCTTCCAGTATAGCTTTGAGGAACATCCCCAAATACACTCCCAACCCCTCCAGGACAAAACATACACTTTCCATGAGGACATTTTTCTGGGGATGTCATCACTGCTACAACAGCAACACCAGAGATAGTTCTAACTGGCTTTTTTCTTAATATTGGAATTAACACTTTTTTTTCTTCTTCAGTAGCATACTGCAAAATTTCAGAGTTTGATGGATGCCCAATACCAATTCTATGTATTCTTAAACACTCCGCTTTAATCTGCTCTATTCTCTTTTTTGAAAGCTCTTTTCCTTTGTTATATTCATCCAAAATTCTCTCAATGATACATCTCATTAACTTTGTCTTTTCATCCATGATAATCACCAATAAACTTTAAACTTACATATATAAATATATTCATAAAAATGATTTATATAATTTATTCGTCAATGATTATAATGTTATTGCATAATTGTAGTATTTAGTTTAATAAAGTAGTGGTGATTAAATGCTGACTCATGTTGATGATAAAGGAGTTAAGATGGTTGATATCTCTAAAAAAGAAGATGTTGAGAGGTTTTGCATTGCTGAGGGATATATAAAATTAAAACCAGAGACAATTAAATTGATAAAAGAGCAGAAAATTAAAAAGGGAAATGTTTTAACAACTGCCCAAATAGCTGGAATCTTGGCAGTGAAAAAAACTTATGAACTAATCCCAATGTGCCACCCTATCCCAATAACTTCAGTAAATATTAACTTTGAGATATTTGAAGATAAAATAAAGGCAATTTGTTCAGTAAAAACTACCTATAAGACAGGAATTG is from Methanocaldococcus bathoardescens and encodes:
- a CDS encoding tRNA uridine(34) 5-carboxymethylaminomethyl modification radical SAM/GNAT enzyme Elp3, which gives rise to MDEKTKLMRCIIERILDEYNKGKELSKKRIEQIKAECLRIHRIGIGHPSNSEILQYATEEEKKVLIPILRKKPVRTISGVAVVAVMTSPEKCPHGKCMFCPGGVGSVFGDVPQSYTGREPATMRGLMFNFDPYLQTKARIEQLEKVGHPTNKIELIIMGGTFPAREIAYQDWFIKRCLDAMNGVDASSLEEAQKINETAEHRCVALCIETRPDYCGEKEINQMLKLGATRVELGVQTIYNEILEFCKRGHSVEDTIKATQLLKDSGLKVSYHLMPGMPGSDMEMDKKMFREIFSNPDFMPDMVKIYPCLVVEGTELYEMWKRGEYQPYREEEAIEIISYAKSIMPKWVRTSRIQRDIPATVIVDGVKKSNLGELVYKYMEKHGIKCKCIRCREVGHVMYKKGIMPEIEHIKLCREEYEASGGTEIFLSYEDVKNDILIAFLRLREPYKPFRKEIDDNTMLVRQLHVCGQEKPLTKDLKEITWQHKGYGRKLLEEAERIAKEEFGKKKILVTSGIGVREYYRKLGYERVGVYMGKYLE
- the moaC gene encoding cyclic pyranopterin monophosphate synthase MoaC — translated: MLTHVDDKGVKMVDISKKEDVERFCIAEGYIKLKPETIKLIKEQKIKKGNVLTTAQIAGILAVKKTYELIPMCHPIPITSVNINFEIFEDKIKAICSVKTTYKTGIEMEALTGVSIALLTIWDMVKSAEKDEYGQYKTAEIFGIRVVEKVKKP